A region from the Paenarthrobacter aurescens genome encodes:
- a CDS encoding succinate dehydrogenase hydrophobic membrane anchor subunit, which translates to MTTIESPRSGKIAPKYNRTGSSRGNFEMIAWLFMRLSGIVLVVLIFGHLFVNLLVGEGIHAIDFGFVAGKWADPFWQFWDLAMLWLAMLHGTNGVRTIINDYAEKDSTRFWLKMVLYAATLVIIILGTLVIFTFNPCPVVDGVQLPGGFCPAP; encoded by the coding sequence ATGACAACCATTGAATCTCCGCGCAGCGGGAAGATCGCGCCGAAGTACAACCGCACCGGCTCCAGCCGTGGCAACTTTGAGATGATCGCCTGGCTGTTCATGCGCCTGTCCGGCATCGTCCTGGTGGTGCTGATCTTCGGCCACCTGTTCGTGAACCTGCTGGTGGGCGAGGGCATCCACGCAATCGACTTCGGTTTTGTTGCCGGCAAGTGGGCCGATCCGTTCTGGCAGTTCTGGGACCTCGCCATGCTGTGGCTTGCCATGCTGCACGGCACCAACGGCGTCCGCACCATCATCAACGACTACGCCGAGAAGGACTCCACGCGCTTCTGGCTCAAGATGGTCCTCTACGCGGCCACCCTGGTCATCATCATCCTCGGCACGCTGGTGATCTTCACCTTCAACCCGTGCCCCGTCGTCGACGGCGTCCAGTTGCCTGGCGGTTTCTGCCCGGCCCCGTAG
- a CDS encoding succinate dehydrogenase iron-sulfur subunit, with the protein MTTEMAEPASKIELPASVAGDGEIPTFHITLRVRRYDPEISDEARWDDYKLTMYGTDRVLDALHKVKWEIDGSVSFRRSCAHGVCGSDAMRINGRNRLACKTLLKDLDTTKPITVEPIKGLPVEKDLIVDMEPFFQSFREVMPFLINKGHEPTKERLQSVEDRERFDDTTKCILCAACTSSCPVFWTDGQYFGPAAIVNAHRFIFDSRDDAGDMRLEILNDKEGVWRCRTTFNCSEACPRGIQVTQAIAEVKQAILARKI; encoded by the coding sequence ATGACGACCGAAATGGCAGAGCCCGCTTCCAAGATCGAGCTCCCGGCAAGCGTTGCAGGCGACGGTGAAATTCCCACCTTCCACATCACGCTGCGCGTACGCCGCTACGATCCCGAAATCTCGGACGAAGCACGCTGGGATGACTACAAGCTGACCATGTACGGCACGGACCGCGTGTTGGATGCCCTCCACAAGGTCAAGTGGGAAATCGACGGCAGTGTTTCCTTCCGCCGCTCCTGCGCACACGGTGTTTGTGGCTCCGACGCCATGCGCATCAACGGCCGTAACCGCCTCGCCTGCAAGACGCTGCTGAAGGACCTGGACACCACCAAGCCCATCACCGTCGAGCCAATCAAGGGCCTCCCCGTGGAGAAGGACCTGATTGTGGACATGGAACCCTTCTTCCAGTCCTTCCGCGAAGTCATGCCGTTCCTGATCAACAAGGGCCACGAGCCCACCAAGGAACGCCTGCAGTCCGTTGAAGACCGTGAGCGCTTTGATGACACCACCAAGTGCATCCTGTGCGCAGCCTGCACCTCGTCCTGCCCGGTCTTCTGGACCGATGGCCAGTACTTTGGTCCGGCAGCGATCGTGAACGCCCACCGCTTCATCTTCGATTCCCGCGATGATGCCGGCGACATGCGCTTGGAGATCCTGAACGACAAAGAAGGCGTGTGGCGTTGCCGCACCACCTTCAACTGCTCGGAAGCATGCCCCCGTGGCATCCAGGTGACCCAGGCAATCGCCGAGGTCAAGCAGGCCATTCTGGCCCGCAAGATCTAG
- a CDS encoding YihY/virulence factor BrkB family protein, whose product MAAILTKHSKRIQATEADAPPLPTELAKLKLQLLRKRQEWGHAKRAGGGLPKKAGAFFALFLARLNTNRALRSFQHYTRQHGPLLSAGIGFNMFFSVTGLLTTGFAIAGIVLGGNPALQNAVIESVAAAAPGLLQVNGGEGLVDPQSLLNPSGLGWTALIAAVVTVFVSLGWIASIREGLRGVMNADPLVRNPVVQKLIDAGTLLLLGIILVVSAGVSLIFSIATDWIIDWLKLDEGITEPIAATVKIVVPLLLNCATAAVLFRIASGLKLGRRAFLEGVVLAGVGTTVLQFFSTELLARSGNNPVLASFAIIIGLLIWFNLVSQVYLVSASWSAIREADTEAGESPRKKVLGSRRVAPRT is encoded by the coding sequence TTGGCGGCGATACTGACGAAGCACAGCAAGCGGATCCAGGCCACAGAGGCGGACGCTCCTCCGCTGCCAACTGAGCTGGCTAAACTCAAACTGCAACTTCTTCGCAAGAGGCAAGAGTGGGGCCATGCCAAGCGTGCCGGTGGGGGCCTGCCCAAAAAAGCCGGCGCATTTTTTGCGCTCTTCCTCGCCCGGCTCAACACCAACCGTGCACTGCGCTCTTTCCAGCACTACACCCGGCAACACGGGCCGTTGCTGAGCGCGGGCATCGGCTTCAACATGTTCTTCTCCGTGACCGGTTTGCTCACCACCGGCTTCGCCATTGCGGGCATTGTGCTGGGTGGAAATCCAGCCCTTCAGAACGCCGTGATCGAGAGCGTGGCGGCGGCTGCCCCCGGGCTGCTGCAGGTCAATGGCGGCGAAGGCCTGGTGGATCCGCAATCCCTGCTCAACCCGTCCGGACTTGGGTGGACAGCCCTCATCGCGGCCGTGGTCACAGTCTTCGTTTCCCTGGGATGGATCGCCAGCATCCGGGAAGGTCTCCGGGGGGTCATGAACGCAGACCCCTTGGTCCGGAACCCGGTTGTCCAAAAACTCATCGACGCCGGCACCTTGCTGCTCTTGGGCATCATCCTGGTGGTCAGCGCAGGCGTCTCTCTGATCTTCAGCATCGCAACGGACTGGATCATCGATTGGCTCAAGCTGGACGAGGGCATTACCGAGCCCATAGCGGCCACCGTCAAGATTGTGGTCCCGCTCCTACTGAACTGCGCGACGGCGGCGGTACTGTTCCGCATTGCAAGTGGCCTGAAGTTGGGGCGCCGCGCCTTCCTGGAGGGTGTGGTTCTGGCTGGCGTTGGAACCACAGTGTTGCAGTTCTTCAGCACAGAACTGCTGGCACGTTCGGGCAATAATCCGGTCCTGGCCTCGTTTGCCATCATCATCGGCCTGCTGATCTGGTTCAACCTTGTGAGCCAGGTGTATCTGGTCTCGGCGTCGTGGTCAGCCATTCGTGAGGCTGACACCGAAGCGGGGGAGTCCCCGCGAAAGAAAGTCCTGGGCTCGCGTCGCGTAGCGCCCCGCACCTAA
- a CDS encoding 2'-5' RNA ligase family protein gives MCSAGQLNVKTGTRQGAGPDDSRQPAVSGTDCGEGDTMCVGVILGFPPEIARELQEWRASFGDPMAEVIPAHITLITTTPTQDWAATREHVREVARTQEPFHITISGTGSFRPVSPVVFVNVEEGFEECVQLHEKLQTGPLERMLPFPYHPHVTVAHDVASENLDEAETVLRDYRATFPVVSMGLYEHDTNGIWQLREELDFGGDTDEAQQADPGHRGGRSSAAN, from the coding sequence ATGTGCTCCGCTGGCCAGCTTAACGTCAAGACCGGCACCCGACAGGGTGCCGGTCCGGACGACTCCCGCCAGCCCGCTGTTTCCGGCACTGATTGCGGCGAAGGTGACACCATGTGCGTGGGTGTCATCCTCGGTTTCCCACCGGAGATCGCCCGCGAACTTCAGGAATGGAGGGCCTCTTTCGGTGATCCCATGGCTGAGGTCATTCCTGCCCACATCACCTTGATTACCACCACACCCACGCAAGACTGGGCTGCAACCCGGGAGCACGTCCGGGAAGTTGCACGGACCCAGGAACCCTTCCACATCACCATTTCCGGCACGGGTTCGTTCCGCCCTGTCTCGCCGGTGGTGTTCGTCAACGTGGAAGAGGGCTTTGAAGAGTGCGTGCAATTGCACGAGAAACTTCAAACCGGCCCACTGGAACGGATGCTGCCTTTTCCGTACCACCCGCACGTCACCGTGGCCCACGATGTCGCCTCGGAAAACCTCGACGAAGCCGAAACGGTCCTCAGGGATTACCGGGCAACGTTCCCTGTGGTTAGCATGGGACTTTACGAGCACGACACCAACGGAATTTGGCAGCTACGGGAAGAGCTCGACTTTGGCGGCGATACTGACGAAGCACAGCAAGCGGATCCAGGCCACAGAGGCGGACGCTCCTCCGCTGCCAACTGA
- a CDS encoding ABC transporter permease: protein MSVLTGGHSATDLARERKFGPLYSRNAKAVVGRGLMAAKSSTWLVMVSGFFEPVLFLLAMGVGMGSIVGTVQGPGGEEISYAAYIAPALLAVSAMNGAIYDSTWNVFFKMNFAKLYQGMLYTSLGPLDVAIGEIFLALLRGLLYATGFTAVMGVMGLLTSWWAILVIPASVLIAFGFASFGMGITSFMKTFQQMDWINFFLLPMFLFSATFYPLSVYPQVIQWFIQAMPLWHGVELLRQISVGSFSPATAIHVGYYVVMIALGIMLTTGRLRQLFLK, encoded by the coding sequence ATGAGTGTCCTCACAGGTGGCCACAGCGCCACGGATCTTGCCCGTGAGCGCAAGTTTGGCCCGCTGTACTCCCGTAATGCCAAAGCCGTGGTGGGCCGCGGACTCATGGCGGCCAAATCCAGCACCTGGCTGGTCATGGTGTCCGGTTTCTTCGAGCCCGTGCTGTTCCTGCTGGCCATGGGTGTGGGGATGGGCTCGATTGTGGGCACCGTCCAGGGCCCGGGCGGCGAAGAAATCAGCTATGCCGCCTACATCGCGCCTGCACTCCTGGCGGTCTCGGCAATGAACGGGGCCATTTACGACTCCACGTGGAACGTCTTCTTCAAGATGAACTTCGCCAAGCTATACCAAGGGATGCTCTACACCTCCCTGGGGCCGCTGGACGTGGCAATCGGCGAGATCTTCCTGGCACTGCTGCGGGGCTTGCTGTATGCCACCGGCTTCACCGCTGTCATGGGCGTGATGGGTCTGCTCACCAGTTGGTGGGCCATTCTGGTCATTCCCGCCTCGGTGCTGATCGCGTTCGGTTTCGCGAGCTTTGGCATGGGCATCACCAGCTTCATGAAGACGTTCCAGCAAATGGACTGGATCAACTTCTTCCTGCTGCCCATGTTCCTGTTCAGTGCCACGTTCTACCCGCTCAGCGTCTACCCGCAGGTCATCCAATGGTTCATCCAGGCCATGCCGCTGTGGCATGGTGTGGAGCTGCTGCGGCAGATCAGTGTGGGCTCCTTCAGCCCGGCAACTGCCATTCACGTGGGCTACTACGTGGTGATGATCGCGCTGGGGATCATGCTCACCACCGGAAGGCTTCGCCAACTATTCCTGAAGTAA
- a CDS encoding S9 family peptidase: MSRSEKISFTGSTGDTLAGVVDVPEGPVRGWGLYSHGLTLGKDSPAASRICKGLAEQGVGMLRFDNLGLGGSAGEWSAGSFSVKVADTILAANFMQEQGRGISLLVGHSFGGAAVLAAARDIPGLNAVVTVAAPYEPKHVEHMFDTEIDSILRDGSAVVDLGGRPMEVRRHFVEDVERADLRDCIRTLHKPLMVMHSPTDNTVGIDNASEIFRTARHPRSFISLEGSEHLLTGKGQAARVARIISAWADPYLEVRDAG; the protein is encoded by the coding sequence GTGTCACGTTCTGAGAAGATCAGCTTCACGGGAAGCACCGGCGATACCTTGGCCGGAGTCGTGGACGTGCCCGAGGGTCCTGTGCGCGGGTGGGGCTTGTACTCCCACGGCCTGACACTGGGCAAGGACAGCCCCGCGGCATCCCGGATCTGCAAGGGGCTCGCGGAGCAGGGCGTTGGCATGCTGCGCTTCGACAACCTGGGGTTGGGTGGCTCGGCCGGTGAATGGTCTGCGGGCTCCTTCAGTGTCAAGGTAGCCGACACGATCCTGGCAGCGAACTTCATGCAGGAACAAGGCCGGGGAATCTCCCTGCTGGTTGGTCATTCCTTCGGCGGCGCCGCAGTGCTGGCCGCAGCCCGCGATATTCCCGGCCTGAACGCCGTGGTCACCGTTGCCGCACCTTACGAGCCCAAGCATGTCGAGCACATGTTCGACACCGAGATCGACTCCATCCTCCGCGATGGCAGTGCCGTGGTGGACCTGGGCGGCAGGCCCATGGAAGTTCGGCGCCACTTTGTGGAGGACGTGGAACGCGCGGATCTGCGGGACTGCATCCGAACCCTTCACAAACCGCTGATGGTGATGCACTCCCCCACGGACAACACCGTGGGGATTGACAACGCCAGCGAGATTTTCCGCACCGCCCGGCACCCCCGGAGTTTCATCTCCTTGGAAGGCAGCGAACATCTCCTCACCGGGAAAGGCCAAGCCGCCCGTGTGGCACGGATTATTAGTGCGTGGGCAGATCCGTACCTTGAGGTCCGAGACGCCGGCTAA
- a CDS encoding exodeoxyribonuclease III produces the protein MSTALKKDFLRIASVNVNGLRAAYKNGMAEWLEPREVDILCLQEVRAPDEIVRKLIGEGWHILHTEAEAKGRAGVAIASREEPTATRVGIGDAYFDTSGRWVEADYTVKNTAGEPTTLTVVSAYVHSGEVGTPKQDDKFRFLDAMTVRLPELSKHSDHALVVGDLNVGHTELDIKNWKGNVKRAGFLPEERAYFDRFLGEEIGWRDVHRGLAGNVAGPYTWWSQRGKAFDTDTGWRIDYHLATPDLAAAAISAVVDRAPSWDTRFSDHAPLVVDYRL, from the coding sequence GTGAGTACGGCATTGAAGAAGGACTTCCTTCGCATCGCATCAGTTAACGTCAACGGCCTCCGGGCTGCCTACAAGAACGGCATGGCGGAATGGCTGGAACCGCGCGAGGTTGACATTCTCTGCCTGCAGGAAGTCCGCGCCCCTGACGAGATCGTCCGGAAGCTGATCGGTGAGGGCTGGCACATCCTCCACACCGAAGCAGAGGCCAAGGGGCGTGCCGGTGTGGCCATCGCTTCCCGCGAAGAACCCACTGCCACCCGCGTAGGTATTGGCGATGCCTACTTCGACACCTCCGGGCGCTGGGTGGAAGCTGACTACACTGTCAAGAACACAGCCGGCGAGCCCACCACCCTCACCGTTGTAAGTGCCTACGTGCACTCCGGTGAAGTAGGAACCCCCAAGCAGGACGACAAATTCCGTTTCCTGGACGCCATGACCGTCCGCCTTCCTGAGCTCTCAAAGCACAGCGACCACGCTTTGGTTGTTGGTGACCTGAACGTAGGACACACAGAACTGGACATCAAGAACTGGAAGGGCAACGTCAAGCGTGCCGGCTTCCTCCCGGAGGAGCGTGCCTACTTTGACCGTTTCCTCGGTGAAGAAATCGGATGGAGGGATGTCCACAGGGGCCTGGCAGGTAATGTCGCCGGCCCCTACACCTGGTGGTCCCAGCGCGGTAAGGCCTTTGATACTGACACGGGCTGGCGCATCGACTACCACCTGGCAACTCCGGACCTCGCAGCAGCCGCCATCTCGGCTGTGGTGGACCGGGCGCCATCGTGGGACACCCGCTTCTCTGACCACGCACCGCTGGTAGTCGACTACCGGCTCTAA
- the trpS gene encoding tryptophan--tRNA ligase, translating into MTSSTTTQTGASAEAAAQPLPVTSTKLAVGAKHRVLSGMQPSADSLHLGNYLGALVNWVRMQEEYDAVYFIPDLHAITVPQDPAELARRTRVTAAQYIAGGVDVDKCTLFVQSQVPEHAQLAWVLNCITGMGEAARMTQFKDKAQKQGSDHASVGLFTYPILQAADILLYQPHGVPVGEDQRQHVELSRDLANRFNSRFGETFQVPEAFIQKESAKIYDLQNPSAKMSKSAESPAGLINLLDDPKTVAKRIKSAVTDAETEIRYDRENKPGVSNLLTIYSAISGSPVEKIVADYQGKMYGHLKVDLAELVSGHLAPIRERANELLADPAELDRLLALGADKAREIASATLADVYSKVGFLPYRGEASHGIQGVR; encoded by the coding sequence ATGACTAGTTCCACCACGACCCAAACCGGCGCATCGGCAGAGGCTGCTGCCCAGCCGCTGCCCGTCACGTCCACCAAGCTTGCTGTTGGCGCCAAGCACCGGGTCCTGTCCGGCATGCAGCCCTCAGCCGACTCGCTGCACCTTGGCAACTACCTGGGCGCCCTGGTCAACTGGGTCCGGATGCAGGAAGAGTACGACGCCGTCTACTTCATTCCTGACCTGCACGCCATCACTGTGCCGCAGGATCCCGCCGAACTTGCCCGGCGTACCAGGGTCACAGCGGCCCAGTACATTGCCGGCGGTGTGGACGTAGATAAGTGCACACTCTTCGTCCAGTCCCAGGTTCCCGAGCATGCGCAGCTGGCATGGGTCCTGAACTGCATCACCGGCATGGGCGAAGCCGCCCGTATGACGCAGTTCAAGGACAAGGCCCAGAAGCAGGGTTCGGACCACGCCAGCGTTGGCTTGTTCACCTACCCCATCCTGCAGGCCGCAGATATTCTCCTTTACCAGCCGCACGGTGTACCCGTTGGCGAGGACCAGCGCCAGCACGTGGAACTCAGCCGGGACCTTGCCAACCGCTTCAACAGCCGCTTCGGCGAGACGTTCCAAGTGCCTGAGGCCTTCATTCAGAAGGAATCGGCCAAGATTTACGATCTCCAGAACCCCAGTGCCAAGATGTCCAAGTCCGCGGAATCACCGGCTGGCCTGATCAACCTCCTGGATGATCCCAAAACTGTAGCCAAGCGCATCAAGTCCGCCGTCACGGATGCCGAAACGGAAATCCGCTATGACCGCGAGAACAAGCCGGGCGTGTCCAACCTGCTGACCATTTACTCGGCCATCAGCGGCTCACCTGTTGAGAAGATCGTGGCCGACTACCAGGGCAAGATGTACGGCCACCTGAAAGTAGACCTGGCTGAACTCGTCTCCGGGCATCTGGCGCCCATCCGGGAACGGGCCAACGAACTTCTGGCCGATCCCGCCGAACTTGACCGCCTCCTGGCCCTCGGTGCTGACAAGGCCCGCGAAATTGCCTCGGCAACCCTCGCGGACGTCTACTCCAAGGTTGGATTCCTGCCCTACCGCGGCGAGGCCTCCCACGGAATCCAGGGAGTCCGCTAA
- a CDS encoding ABC transporter permease, which produces MTTAAPPLRAHSPEVSAARARRWGAFFYAEQALRVMRNYGWSVILYSVGQPVAYLFAMGVGLASLVDANSEAAFGGVSYLEFVAPALLVSAAVMTASGEFSYPIMDGFKWRRVFYGPHASPLIPQQIASGHIMASSLRFLLQSVVYFAVVAMFGASPNPWGWVSAVVATVAALSFGLPLMAYAASIKQDKGQFALVQRFIVMPLFLFSGTFFPLDSLPMAVRWIGWISPVWHGTELGRVFTYGMDQNPLLTVTHVLFLLVTATGGWILVRRQFVKRMGS; this is translated from the coding sequence CTGACGACGGCGGCGCCACCGTTGCGGGCCCACTCACCTGAGGTTTCGGCTGCCCGCGCGCGCCGTTGGGGTGCCTTCTTCTACGCGGAGCAAGCGCTTCGTGTCATGCGGAACTACGGATGGTCCGTGATCCTGTACAGCGTGGGGCAGCCGGTGGCGTACCTCTTCGCAATGGGTGTGGGACTCGCCAGCCTGGTGGATGCCAACAGTGAGGCCGCGTTTGGGGGTGTCAGTTATCTGGAGTTCGTGGCACCGGCTTTGTTGGTCTCCGCTGCGGTGATGACGGCGTCCGGAGAATTCTCTTACCCCATCATGGATGGCTTCAAATGGCGCCGGGTGTTCTATGGGCCGCATGCCTCTCCATTGATTCCGCAGCAGATCGCCAGTGGCCACATCATGGCAAGTTCCCTGCGCTTCCTGCTGCAATCGGTGGTCTATTTTGCGGTGGTGGCAATGTTCGGCGCTTCACCGAATCCGTGGGGTTGGGTGTCGGCCGTGGTGGCCACTGTTGCCGCGCTGAGCTTTGGGCTGCCGCTCATGGCGTACGCGGCCAGCATCAAGCAGGACAAGGGGCAGTTTGCTTTGGTGCAGCGCTTCATTGTCATGCCACTGTTTCTCTTCTCCGGGACCTTCTTCCCACTGGATTCCCTGCCCATGGCAGTGCGCTGGATCGGCTGGATTTCACCGGTATGGCACGGAACCGAACTGGGCCGGGTGTTCACCTACGGCATGGACCAGAACCCGTTGCTGACCGTTACCCATGTGCTGTTCCTCCTGGTGACAGCCACTGGTGGTTGGATACTGGTCCGCCGTCAATTCGTGAAAAGGATGGGCTCATGA
- a CDS encoding pyridoxamine 5'-phosphate oxidase family protein: protein MNDPEISSSPAHQEVPALSFDACWDLLAGETIGRIGLIVDDHPEIFPVNYVLFHRTLVFRSSPGRKLWGAQASRPAVLEIDGYDPGSSEAWSVVARGDTELITDPEETAQVDALGLEPWQPGPKENYIRLSPRALTGRRFKVNPPDVWRTRINDSRRASFE, encoded by the coding sequence ATGAATGACCCGGAAATCAGCAGCTCACCCGCTCACCAGGAAGTCCCGGCCCTCTCCTTCGACGCTTGCTGGGATTTACTGGCCGGCGAAACCATTGGACGGATCGGTTTGATAGTGGATGACCATCCTGAGATTTTTCCCGTGAATTACGTCCTGTTTCACCGCACCCTGGTGTTCCGCAGCAGCCCGGGAAGGAAGTTGTGGGGCGCCCAGGCGTCGCGCCCGGCAGTGTTGGAGATTGACGGATACGATCCCGGCTCCAGCGAGGCCTGGAGCGTGGTGGCCCGTGGGGATACCGAGCTGATCACCGATCCGGAGGAAACCGCACAGGTGGATGCTTTGGGCCTTGAGCCCTGGCAACCGGGGCCGAAGGAAAACTACATCAGGCTCTCACCGCGTGCGCTGACCGGGCGCCGCTTCAAGGTCAATCCGCCGGATGTGTGGCGGACAAGGATCAATGATTCCCGTAGGGCTTCCTTCGAGTAG
- the sdhA gene encoding succinate dehydrogenase flavoprotein subunit, producing MQVHKYDVVIVGAGGAGMRAAIESGQRARTAVLTKLYPTRSHTGAAQGGMCAALANVEEDNWEWHTFDTIKGGDYLVDQDAAEVMAKEAIDAVLDLEKMGLPFNRTPEGRIDQRRFGGHTRDHGKAPVRRACYAADRTGHMILQTLYQNCVKHNVEFYNEYYVLDLLIVEEDAVREDGTPYKQKRVAGVVSYDLASGELHVFQAKSVVFASGGAGKVFKTTSNAHTLTGDGMGIAFRRGIPLEDMEFFQFHPTGLAGLGILLTEGARGEGAILRNSEGERFMERYAPTIKDLAPRDIVARAMANEVREGRGCGPNKDYVLLDLTHLEPAHIEAKLPDITEFARTYLGVEPFTDPVPVFPTAHYAMGGIPTNITTEVLQDNDTIVPGLYAAGEVACVSVHGSNRLGTNSLLDINVFGKRAGIAAAEYSKTADFVELPEDPEAMTRGILDGLLSGNGTERVAQIRKELQDTMDANMQVFRTKESLEQVLRDIASFEERYKHVTVQDKGKRFNLDLLEAVELGFLLDMAKVMTVGALHREESRGGHYREDFPDRNDEKFMKHSMAYLDTSVTVDSSAESVAGIRLETKPVIFTRYEPMERKY from the coding sequence ATGCAGGTCCATAAGTACGACGTCGTCATTGTCGGTGCAGGTGGCGCCGGCATGCGCGCCGCGATCGAATCCGGTCAGCGAGCACGCACCGCGGTACTGACCAAGCTCTACCCCACCCGATCGCACACCGGTGCGGCCCAGGGTGGAATGTGCGCAGCACTGGCCAACGTCGAAGAAGACAACTGGGAGTGGCACACCTTTGACACCATCAAGGGTGGCGACTACCTGGTTGACCAGGACGCAGCCGAGGTCATGGCGAAGGAAGCCATTGACGCCGTGCTGGACCTGGAAAAGATGGGTCTGCCGTTCAACCGCACCCCCGAGGGCCGGATTGACCAGCGTCGCTTCGGCGGCCACACCCGTGACCACGGCAAGGCTCCGGTCCGCCGCGCCTGCTACGCCGCAGACCGTACCGGCCACATGATCCTTCAGACGCTGTACCAAAACTGCGTCAAGCACAACGTTGAGTTCTACAACGAGTACTACGTCCTTGACCTGCTGATCGTCGAAGAAGACGCAGTACGCGAAGACGGAACCCCGTACAAGCAGAAGCGTGTTGCCGGCGTGGTCTCCTATGACCTCGCTTCCGGTGAACTGCACGTCTTCCAGGCCAAGTCCGTGGTGTTCGCATCCGGCGGCGCCGGCAAGGTCTTCAAGACCACCTCCAACGCCCACACCCTCACCGGTGACGGCATGGGCATCGCATTCCGCCGTGGTATCCCCCTGGAAGATATGGAGTTCTTCCAGTTCCACCCGACCGGCCTGGCCGGCCTGGGCATCCTCCTTACCGAGGGTGCACGCGGTGAAGGTGCCATCCTGCGTAACTCCGAGGGTGAACGCTTCATGGAGCGCTACGCCCCCACCATCAAGGACCTCGCACCCCGTGACATCGTGGCCCGCGCCATGGCAAACGAAGTGCGTGAAGGCCGCGGTTGCGGTCCGAACAAGGACTACGTCCTCCTGGACCTGACCCACCTTGAGCCTGCACACATCGAGGCCAAACTTCCGGACATCACGGAGTTCGCCCGCACCTACCTGGGTGTTGAACCGTTCACGGATCCCGTTCCCGTGTTCCCCACGGCGCACTACGCCATGGGCGGCATCCCCACCAACATCACCACTGAAGTGCTCCAGGACAACGACACCATTGTCCCGGGTCTCTACGCAGCCGGTGAAGTTGCCTGCGTTTCCGTGCACGGCTCAAACCGCCTCGGCACCAACTCGCTCCTTGACATCAACGTTTTTGGTAAGCGCGCCGGCATCGCCGCGGCCGAGTACTCCAAGACCGCTGACTTCGTTGAGCTGCCCGAGGATCCCGAGGCAATGACCCGCGGCATCCTGGATGGCCTGCTCAGCGGCAACGGCACCGAGCGCGTTGCGCAGATCCGCAAGGAACTGCAGGACACCATGGATGCCAACATGCAGGTGTTCCGCACCAAGGAATCCCTGGAGCAGGTCCTCCGCGACATCGCTTCCTTCGAAGAGCGTTACAAGCACGTCACGGTTCAGGACAAGGGCAAGCGCTTCAACCTGGATCTCCTGGAAGCCGTGGAACTGGGCTTCCTCCTGGACATGGCCAAGGTCATGACCGTTGGTGCGCTGCACCGTGAAGAGTCCCGTGGTGGCCACTACCGCGAAGACTTCCCGGACCGCAATGACGAAAAGTTCATGAAGCACTCCATGGCCTACCTGGACACTTCCGTCACCGTCGACTCCTCGGCGGAATCCGTTGCGGGCATCCGTCTTGAGACGAAGCCCGTGATCTTCACCCGTTACGAGCCGATGGAGCGTAAGTACTAA
- a CDS encoding pyridoxamine 5'-phosphate oxidase family protein has protein sequence MSTVEEPSEVQILKVHECWRLLRSNSVGRLAVSGGSGPEIFPVNYFPEDGTLILRTAPGTKMDALMGQEPVALEADGFNSYGTIAWSVVAKGLPEAIPADDPSQESAAHGLSPWEPGTKDFLFRITPTELTGRRFVISDSKRWWPAREPLEAP, from the coding sequence ATGAGCACGGTTGAAGAACCATCAGAGGTACAGATCCTGAAAGTTCACGAGTGTTGGAGACTGCTGCGTTCGAACTCCGTGGGGCGGCTGGCGGTGTCCGGCGGCTCGGGTCCGGAGATTTTTCCTGTCAACTATTTCCCGGAGGATGGAACCTTGATCCTGAGGACTGCCCCGGGAACCAAAATGGACGCGCTGATGGGCCAAGAGCCTGTTGCTTTGGAAGCGGACGGCTTCAATTCCTACGGAACCATTGCCTGGAGCGTGGTGGCAAAGGGCCTGCCGGAAGCCATCCCTGCTGATGACCCCAGCCAGGAAAGCGCTGCTCATGGTCTCTCGCCATGGGAACCGGGGACCAAGGATTTCCTGTTTCGCATCACGCCCACTGAACTCACTGGACGGCGGTTTGTGATCAGTGATTCGAAGCGGTGGTGGCCGGCGAGGGAGCCACTGGAGGCACCGTAA